From Aedes albopictus strain Foshan chromosome 1, AalbF5, whole genome shotgun sequence, one genomic window encodes:
- the LOC109414621 gene encoding uncharacterized protein C14orf119, which yields MSSGGGALGSGHNLTADREFRYVVQWFTEWSDFQREDFVPVLATYLAQGNPGGPVYVNGIISGMANVSGQDKPMSLFQCRVKLFNEWIPKWPESNREKLLERLTEIDPEFGRRVQQELAGEHTTVETNEPGLEYYENGGDHLSSMECQTPYSAATVPEPTTMEQPTVTPIALVIGED from the exons ATGTCATCGGGGGGAGGAGCGCTGGGAAGCGGACACAATCTGACGGCGGATCGGGAGTTCCGATACGTGGTGCAGTGGTTCACCGAGTGGAGCGATTTCCAGCGGGAGGACTTTGTGCCGGTGCTGGCCACATATTTGGCGCAGGGAAATCCCGGAGGACCGGTGTACGTGAATGGGATCATCAGCGGAATGGCCAACGTCAGCGGACAGGACAAACCGATGAGCTTGTTCCAGTGTAGG GTTAAACTTTTCAACGAATGGATTCCCAAATGGCCCGAATCCAACCGGGAAAAGCTACTGGAGAGGCTTACCGAGATCGATCCGGAATTTGGCAGGCGAGTGCAGCAAGAACTGGCCGGAGAGCACACCACCGTCGAAACGAATGAACCCGGCTTGGAGTACTATGAAAACGGAGGCGATCATCTATCGAGCATGGAATGCCAGACTCCCTACTCGGCGGCGACGGTGCCAGAACCCACTACGATGGAACAACCAACGGTGACGCCCATCGCCCTGGTGATCGGTGAAGACTAG